The Leptospira koniambonensis sequence AATTTCAATTTTAAGAAGAAGCAGGAAATCCTCGCAAGCACAGACCAAATCCTGAAAGCCCAGTTACTCGTCGGAATTGTGGAAGAGATGAATCTAGGAGAATAGTTCACATAGATTTCACTGAGGACACGGAGTTTTTTCACGCAAAGGCGCAAAGAAAAAAGATATAGTTTTCGAAATCCCGCAATGCCCTTCTGAACTTCGCGGCTTCGCGTGAGCCCTTTCTTCCCCTCAGTGTTCTCTGTGAACTCTGTGCGAAATAAAAACTAATTCACAACTTTCTTAAATACTCGCCTGGACATAACAAAACGATCTATCCACCATTTCATTCTGATCTTATCGATTACGACACCTCGCGTAGAAGAAGCATGAGCAAACTCTTCTCCGCTTAAAACCATTCCTACATGTGTTACTTTAGATTGGTTAGGAGAAGCAGAGAAGAAGATCAAATCTCCAGATCTCATTTCATTATGAGAAACTCCAGTTCCCATTTTGGTTTGGGCACTGGAAGCACGAGACACCATTTTTTCTGGAACGCCTATACGACCGTCAGTCAAAACTCTAAAAGTAAATCCTGAACAATCCGTTCCAGTTTTTGCAGCATTCGCCCATTTATAGGGAGTTCCTACCCATTCTTTTGCAACTTTCTGTAAGATTGGTGCAGATAAAGTTTCCCAACTTTCTTTTGCAGGTTTATCTGGTTCGGTTGGTTCTCCAGGTTCAGGTAAATTTGGAACTAAAGGTGGATCAGGAAGAGGTTCAATTCTTGGCCTGTCTCCAATTACAATCCCGCCAACTTCTTCTAGAGAAGTTTCGACTGCGCGGGCAGAAGCATATTTTTGAGCGGATGTTACCTTCTCTCCTTCATGCAATTTTTTTAAATTAGAAAGAAGAATATAAGAAGCTCCATCCAATTTAGAATCGAGCACAGATTTAAAGGTACTTTCTGTTTTTGCAAATGGGATACTTCTACCTTTTGATGGGAATTGGTTCAGGATTTTAGAAGCCAATCTGTTTTCAGGAAAATCTACAAGTTTACCAGCGATAAGAGTTCTTCCACCTGCGAGTACTGA is a genomic window containing:
- a CDS encoding C40 family peptidase — protein: MKIRILVPSLLLLFSFSIFADPFEDLLKSDWDKSQTLLIKNSVFQKLGQRAGSKEVLKITKNVIPWAILEGVSPEKTAELIVNLDFAVKEGLTFEEAEDAIPVVSKREISKEDFSYIGLYFKETKKAGIREEVRNRFVEAAMEKKWDGFSVLAGGRTLIAGKLVDFPENRLASKILNQFPSKGRSIPFAKTESTFKSVLDSKLDGASYILLSNLKKLHEGEKVTSAQKYASARAVETSLEEVGGIVIGDRPRIEPLPDPPLVPNLPEPGEPTEPDKPAKESWETLSAPILQKVAKEWVGTPYKWANAAKTGTDCSGFTFRVLTDGRIGVPEKMVSRASSAQTKMGTGVSHNEMRSGDLIFFSASPNQSKVTHVGMVLSGEEFAHASSTRGVVIDKIRMKWWIDRFVMSRRVFKKVVN